A stretch of the Gossypium hirsutum isolate 1008001.06 chromosome D07, Gossypium_hirsutum_v2.1, whole genome shotgun sequence genome encodes the following:
- the LOC107954562 gene encoding zinc finger protein ZAT9 encodes MEKHKCKLCFKSFANGRALGGHMRSHMLNLPIPPKLAEQQRLGLPRPANQLSEESESESASASYSSSSSEEEEGEEKGQFYGLRENPKRSVRLVDPEFIDAGSAVLQDRESETESSKNPTRRRSKQTRRILENHQQQRQEQQEERKKLKVNNSSSNNNNNNQVSKTEPWAEPEPVSSISDATTEEDVAFCLMMLSRDQWKSKVLHLDDEEGTEIEKSTEQSYELQEYFKLSKVNRATRGKYKCETCNKVFKSYQALGGHRASHKKMKAYSPPATHDSELEPENVGTRPSSMTDKKIHECPVCFRVFSSGQALGGHKRSHVVATTETPVKSSKKLGDSFIDLNLPAPMDDDDASQIELSAVSDAEFVNHIK; translated from the coding sequence ATGGAGAAACATAAGTGTAAGTTGTGTTTCAAAAGCTTTGCAAATGGAAGAGCTTTGGGTGGTCATATGAGGTCTCATATGTTGAATCTTCCAATTCCTCCCAAACTTGCAGAACAACAACGATTGGGATTACCACGACCAGCGAATCAACTCAGCGAAGAGTCAGAGTCAGAGTCGGCTTCGGCATCTTATTCGTCGTCTTCATCGGAAGAAGAAGAAGGGGAGGAAAAAGGGCAGTTTTATGGGCTTCGAGAGAATCCAAAGAGAAGTGTTCGGTTGGTAGATCCTGAGTTTATTGATGCTGGCTCGGCTGTTCTTCAAGACAGGGAAAGTGAGACGGAGTCCTCTAAGAACCCAACTCGGAGACGATCTAAACAGACTCGGAGAATACTAGAAAACCATCAGCAACAAAGACAGGAAcaacaagaagaaagaaagaagcttAAAGttaacaacagcagcagcaacaacaacaacaacaaccaaGTGAGCAAGACCGAGCCTTGGGCTGAGCCTGAACCGGTGAGTTCGATCTCCGACGCAACAACTGAAGAAGATGTCGCTTTCTGTCTTATGATGCTTTCAAGGGACCAATGGAAAAGCAAAGTACTCCATCTGGATGATGAAGAAGGCACAGAAATAGAAAAGTCCACGGAACAAAGTTACGAATTACAAGAGTACTTCAAATTAAGCAAGGTGAATAGAGCGACCCGAGGTAAGTACAAGTGTGAAACGTGTAACAAGGTTTTTAAATCGTACCAAGCACTGGGTGGGCACAGAGCGAGTCACAAAAAGATGAAAGCTTACTCACCACCGGCAACTCATGATTCAGAGTTGGAACCGGAAAATGTGGGTACTAGACCTAGTTCAATGACCGACAAGAAAATCCACGAATGCCCTGTTTGTTTTAGAGTCTTCTCGTCTGGACAAGCTCTTGGTGGACATAAAAGATCTCATGTGGTAGCGACAACTGAAACCCCTGTTAAAAGTTCCAAAAAGTTGGGAGATAGTTTCATAGATCTTAATCTCCCTGCTCCAATGGATGACGATGATGCTAGCCAAATTGAACTTTCCGCCGTCTCCGATGCTGAATTTGTCAACCATATCAAGTGA